TTATTCGGCGCCATTCCCTATAGAAATCGGCCATGTATCCGGTTCTCTTCAAGATTCCCCTCTTTGGCGGGATCACGGTCTACAGCTACGGCGTGATGGTGGCTCTGGGTTTCATCGCGGCGCTTGCCTGGATCAACTACGACAGCAAGAGGCAGGGGCTCAACTCCGCCAAATCGATAGACCTCGCATTCTACCTTATCCTCGCGGCCATAGTCGGCTCCAGGATCCTCCACGTGATCGTGAGCGAGAGGCAGCGGTTCATCGACGACCCCCTCATGATCATCCGAATCTGGGAGGGGGGGCTGGTCTTCTACGGCGGTTTGATCGCCGCGCTGGCGGTCGCATATTGGTACATGCGCAAGCACAGGATGCCCGCGCTCAAGGCGTGCGACGTCTTCTCCCCGGCTATAGCGCTGGGCCACGCGGTCGGGAGGATAGGGTGTTTCCTCGCGGGGTGCTGTTACGGCAGGGAGGCGGACGCGGCCTCCTGGTATTCGGTCGTGTTCCCAAACGACCCGCATACATTCGCGCCGCCTGGGCTTGCGGTCTATCCCACGCAGCTCATGGAGTCGGCCGGGGAATTCATGAACTTCGCGCTGCTCATGATCGTCCGGCGCTACAAGCGGTTCGACGGCCAGGTGCTGGCATGTTACATAATGATCTACGCCCTGATCAGATTGACGATGGAGTTCTTCCGGGGCGACGTGGAGCGGGGGTTCGTGTGGGAGCCGTGGCTCTCCACCTCCGGATTCATTTCGATTCTTCTGTTCGCCGTCGGCGCGTACATATACGTCCATCTGCGAAGGCGCGCGAAAACCGCAGGCAGGAGGGGATCATGAGGAGCGGGGCAATGGCGGCGATGATAGCGGCGTTGGCATGCGGGTCGTGCTCGAAGCCCATGGTGACCGGGCGAGTGACGCCCGACGTTCGATATTTCAGCCGGGACTACGCCTCCAATCCGAACGACACCTACTACGCGGTCCGCTGGGCGCTCAAGGAGACGGGGTACCCCGTAGAGGGAGAGGACCTGCCGGGCGGGGTGATCACCACGAAGTGGCTTCCCGTCACCTCCGACTCGCATTACGTGGAGGTCTTCGGCGAGCCGGACTACGGCGTCACGAATTCATATTATCAGATCGAGGTGCACATCAGCTCCGACTCGGGCAGGACCGTGGTGGAGGTCGGCGCGCGCGCCAAGACGGTGGCGCATAACCTCAAGAGTTCAGGCGTTGAGGAGCGCAAGGTGCTGGCCCGCATCGGCGATTATCTCAGGAGCGGCGAACCCAATGTGACGAACCTCGGCATAAACGAATAAGCGGTCAAGAGAGTCTATGGAAACCAACTACAAGGATACGCTCAACCTTCCGTCCACGGACTTCCCGATGAAGGCGAACCTCGCCGAACGGGAGCCGCAGCAGCTCGCCCGTTGGCAGGAGGAGCGCCTCTATCACAGGATGGTGGAGGCGAGGAGGGGCGGACCGCGCTATATACTGCACGACGGGCCGCCCTACGCAAACGGCCATCTGCATCTGGGCACGATACTCAACAAGATACTCAAGGACATCGTGGTCAAGTACAAGAACATGTCCGGCCTCTGCTGCGAGTTCGTACCCGGCTGGGACTGCCACGGGCTGCCGATAGAGCTCGAGGTCGATCGCAAGCTCGGGCCGAAGAAGCGCACGATGGAGCCCATAGACGTGCGCCGCGCCTGCCGCGAGCACGCGGAAAATTTCGTGGGGATCCAGCGCGATGAATTCATGAGGCTCGGGTGCCTGGGACGCTGGGAGAAGCCCTACAAGACGATGAACTTCGACTACGAGGCATCCATAGTGCGGGAGTTCGGCAAGTTCGTGAAGGCCGGTTCGGTCTTCAAGGGCAAGAAGCCGATCTACTGGTGCGCGTCGTGCCGCACCGCCCTGGCCGAGGCGGAGGTGGAATACGCGGACCGCGCCTCCCCATCCATATACGTCAAGTTCAGGCTCAAGGACGACGAGGACCTTCGCAAGCAGTGGAAGCTCGGCTCGGAGCCGATCTTTCTCGTGATATGGACCACGACCCCGTGGACCATACCGGCCAACCTCGCGGTGGCGCTGAATGCGGACCTCCCCTACGTCGCTGTGAAGGTCGAAGGCGAGGTCTGGGTCTTGGCGGAGGGGCTGCTCGATACGGTGATGGAGGCGGTGGGTCGGACGTACAGCACCGTGGTGGGGAAACCCGAACCTGCGAAGCTCGAACACAGAAAATGCGCGCACCCCTTGATAGATCGCGACTCGCTCGTCATCTTAGGCGAGCACGTGACGCTTGAGGCCGGCACTGGTGCGGTGCACACGGCGCCGGGCCACGGCCAGGATGACTACGAGGTCGGCCAGCGCTACGGCCTTCCGGTGCTCGCGCCCGTTGACGACGCGGGCCGCTTTACCAAGGAAGCCGGGCTCGATTGGCTCACCGGCCTCTTCGTCGAGGACGCGAACGCCCCGATCATAGAAAAACTGAAGGAGAAGGGCGCGCTCGTCGGTTCGAAGTCGATCACGCACTCGTATCCGCACTGCTGGCGCTGCAAGAAGCCGATCGTATTCCGCTCCACGGACCAATGGTTCATCTCGATGGAGAAGGGCGGACTCAGGGAGAAAGCGCTCGATGCGATTGAGAAG
This genomic interval from bacterium contains the following:
- the lgt gene encoding prolipoprotein diacylglyceryl transferase, encoding MYPVLFKIPLFGGITVYSYGVMVALGFIAALAWINYDSKRQGLNSAKSIDLAFYLILAAIVGSRILHVIVSERQRFIDDPLMIIRIWEGGLVFYGGLIAALAVAYWYMRKHRMPALKACDVFSPAIALGHAVGRIGCFLAGCCYGREADAASWYSVVFPNDPHTFAPPGLAVYPTQLMESAGEFMNFALLMIVRRYKRFDGQVLACYIMIYALIRLTMEFFRGDVERGFVWEPWLSTSGFISILLFAVGAYIYVHLRRRAKTAGRRGS